Part of the Lotus japonicus ecotype B-129 chromosome 6, LjGifu_v1.2 genome, attcaatccaGATCCTATAATATGACACAGACACATTTGCTCTGCTTTGCTACACTTGCAACTTCAATGCTGGTTGCAGATTTTAAATGGCACTTTAGAAGAAACCCATAAAAATTCTAATTGATTGTGCCTCAGCGAAAAATCCCAAGCCAATCCACTATCCCCACAACAGCAACACAAATTAATAAAAACCCTCCTTCAATACACCCACCACATAGTACCAGGTGTGTACTACGAACAACAAAAGCATAGGAAAAGTAATAGTCACAAAAAGCAGGATGTTGGCAGCAGCATTCCCCTACTGATAGAGCCACCACAATGCACACATTAATTTAGAAACTTTACAGAACAGACATGATTCAAATAGGCATAGTGCAGTAGCTTCAAAGAAATCACAGAAGAGCTTAAGCAGAGTTAATTGTTCCTTGTTAAAAGCTAGCAATGGAGAAGAACCTATAATTTCCTTCTTTTTGTGATATAAAGACTTGAATATTTCCAATAAAAATGTCAATTAAGCATTTGTAGTTGTAGACTCCCACTGTGCATCACACTCAATGTCGAGGGTTACTACAAAATTATTACCAGCCTAATGATAAACTTTGTAGAAACATGGAAGAGAATAATTGAATAAGTTTAGggataggagaagagaaaggaaatcaatttagggaaatcaagcttgagaaaggagaagagaaagaaaggaaatcaattagggaaatcaagcttgagaaaagagaagagaaaggaaatcaattttgcCATTTAGGGTTAGGGAAATCAGTCATACCTTTAGTATGTAGAACCGCAGAGCCAGAGGGAGTGGGATGACTGGACTGGTCTGGTGGTGCGGTGCGCGTTGATGACGGCCAGACCTAGGTGAGAGTGCTTGTGGTGTATCGTGTGAGAGAAATCAGAGCATGAGAGTGAAGggcgtgagagagagagagagagaggagttgGGGTCAGGGTGCAAATCTAAAttctcagggggttcaaaaaaaactattataaGGGGGTAAGTGAGAATTGTTTTCTTTTCaaggggttcaactgaaccccctggGCTGgctgtgggtccgcccctgtgGGTGTGCAACTACCACCACATTACACCTTGTGATAAATCATATCCAAATTTTGAAAAGCATGagaaaacacaaaaaaataaatagtgAAGAAGTAGGCTAGGAACATAACAAGGGGAGAACATAGCAAAGGCTCTTGTTTAATAAAAACAGGAACTCAATAAGACATACCAGATTTGGTTGGTTTTTTCTGTTGGTTTAGGGACCAAAGAAAGTTCCCCTCACAAGGGATTGTCCCAAATTCGGTTCAATTGTTAAGGCAAAGGACAATATTGTGGATGAGATTGGGTGTAGATTTTTGGTCTAGGACAGATGACTTATGGGACACACACATGGCACCAATTTGAGAGCCTCTCAAGGGTAGGGCTCCTCTCACCTACTGGGCAAACTCTAAATATGACTATCCTTTTCAACCTCAGAGATTGTAGATCAGATAACAAAATGTAGTAACAATAATATTGTGGGCCATAGAGTTCAAGAGTTTATGTACCCCAATATTATGCAAGTTGAGAGTATTTCTTAAAATTTGAGAGTATTTTAGTTATATCtgtagtcaatgtgagacttctcaataATATCAATTGCATGATGAGGCTATCTCTTCCAACCATGGTTTTTATCGTTATACAATACTCCGTTTGTGCCACTGTTGAGGAAAACAAAACTTAATCTCTGCATCAGCCATGTCCACATAACTAAGTTAGCTACCTGTCCTCAGAATAAGTACATAAATGAATTTACACTAACCTAGCTTACCACTTTACTAACTTCAAGAGAATTTTGActtcagatcatctttttccaGTTATCATCATGCCCCGGAAAATGCGATTCATATTTTGCAAGATTGTCCATCGGCACAAAGAAGTTTGGTGTAGGTTGGTACCTCCAAGTAATCTGCAAACGTTTTTCAATGGTGTGATGAAATGAAGTGGTTGTTGATAAATGTTAGCAATTACCATTCAACTATGATGTGTGATGATTTGGTCAACTTATCTGGTGTGCACATCAAATAACATTTACTATTTATCTTATTTAAATTACATTTTAATAGTTGTCAAGTAAAATTTATGTACACACCCTCATTTGCTCACGTTAAAGACAAATTTAACTCAACTGTTTTTCTTCTTACCGAATCATTCATCAAGATTCTTTACGAAGTACGTACGAACTACTACTGTAGGAAAATAATTGCTTGAAAATGAGGAATCTATCACGGGTACACTTTGGTATGATGGCGATTGTGGGAACAAAGTTTCAATGCTGCCAAGAAGAAGCAGAGGGAATACTctagtttctttctttcttaaaacttaaaagtcaTTTGCTCACTTGAAACTTAAATTTACTGCAAcagatttctttttcttgcaAATGATTCGTGAGGAATTGTTTCCCAACTAGAGTATGAAAATCATGGCTCGAAAATGAGGAATCCATCGAATTTTGGAGATCATTAGGAACATGTCTTTTCTCAGACATTTGGGTCAATCTTAATTTGTCTGTAAAAAAGCAATTACAGATGCTAGGCATTAGTGACAAGTTTTGCACAACAAGATTTGGTCAGATAAGTTTATCGTCCCAATAACGCAACACGATCCTTTTGCACTGCCTGTGTCAGGTTAATATCAAATAGCTCACAACGTATAGGCATCTCCATCTCATAGAAAGGATTCTTCAAGACATAGTCCGTGTACAATTCATAGATAAATTTCAATAAACTTTCCATGTATTGTGCTCCAGGCTCAGAGACCACAAAGAACTTAGTCCCTGTATGGGAGGAGAATATCATTTCCATAATATCAACAACAttacaaaagaagaagaagcaaaatgAAAAAGAGGGTCGGAGGCATTAAACTGGATATGGATCAGCTCAACAATGAAAAGATAGGCCCATTACAATGACTAGTTAAACTGCAATATCAATGCAAGGAAACACAAATAGCAGCTAAGCATCTAGAGAATTTTCAACTCTCAAGAGTTCATTTATCCAAATCAGAAGATGCATGTGACCTAGAGGCATGGAAAATTTGGTATGGTGTATAAAGACCAAAAGTGATCACTGAAACATGCTTATTATCTGGAAATAATACTGTGTATAAAAAATTACTACTGCAGAGTAACCAACAATATGtagtagtaataataataacaatccagtgttgttaatggcggatggCGGAATATGGTGGAGAGCCAAAAACCCGCCATATTTGACAAATAATGATGGCAGGATACTTGGCAAACCCCAGTCTGCATTCCAATTAATGATTCTGATCTCTAACTCTAAATTCAAAGTCATGATCAGGCATCCTTGAAAACAACTATTTCTAAATTTGTGATCTATACAACTTTGTTAGAATATTGGCTGGGCTTCACACACTTGTGAGGTTTTAGCCATTTAGCCTATTGAAATATATAACTAATAAGATGGCCTAATGATTCTATAAGTGAAATTCCAAAGTGTCAAGTTAATGTTTTGAACAAGCACCTTAAATAAGCAATACTTCTATTATCAATAATTACCTAGAGCTTCtaatgcttatcaaaaaaaatctaGAGCTTCTGATATACAAAATTACTTAAACCTTCTTTAACTAAACCTGGCAATATTACAGCTACCTGCAAGGCCTCAGATGTGCATGGAAACTAAAAGCTAGTACTAGATATTCCAATTAACTATATGTAGAATGTAAAGGATATTAAACATTCCTCTTCATTTTATTCACCAAGTACAATAGAAAGTTAAAATAACAATGAGTTAATTAAAAATTACCTGTCAGTGATTGAAAGCAATGAAGATCAAACGTGTCCGCTTGGAGAAGTTCAATTCCAAAGCAACCTGAAACAGGCGATAACTGCTGAGAGATAGCATGCATCGAGTGCCACAAACTGGCCACCCTCAAGGTGTCATTGGTATCCATTCTTCCAGAAGACCCATAATCCTGAATGTGAAAAGAATTAACATAATAGATTCCATGTTAAAAGAATAACTTCACTGCAACCATAACTAAAATACTGGAATTGATTTCTTCTTTTCAACAAAATCTAGGAAATAAAGCTATGCTATCATTGCTATCCATCTGCCCGACCGATCCATATCTTAATTATCATAAGATTCAACATATTTCTCAAACATACTGACAGTTCTAAGATACAATTAAGTGTGCGTTGGATTCTCGTTGAAGCTAACATGTCAGAATTTTGCTTCTCCGATCCACGTTAAACTCAACGTGGCAAATTCTAGCTTCACCATTGGTGAATTGAGATACTTGAAATCACATTGGCGTTGGCTCTGAGAccaaaccaaacatgcactaagttCAAAAACTACAAACATATAAACTAAGAAACAAGTGGGATGAAATACAAAGCACCCTTCGCCATTTGTTAGCTAAAGCGCGGTATAAAAGGTGAACATACATGACTAAATTAACAATGCAATATCTTTAGCTCATCAACCACAAAATGAGGCAACAACAACAATGCTTGCCGCTTGCCGCTACCAATTTTGGCGGAATATAATAAAAATTCCCAGGAACTAAACAGCAAATAATTTGAAGTTGGCATGAGTAAGCAAACAGAAAGAGAACTCAGAACAATCATACCATACCATACCTTATAGTATATCAATCCACCAGACTTATTGATGATGTAAAGACTGTAAACTGCTGCCATTCCAGAAtctgaaaattttcaaaactaaaCCCTTAAACTTAccattaacaagtaacaaccaACCAACCAATGAAGCAATTGAGCAAAATCAGGTAGGAATCAAATCAATGACTGCCCAGAATAAAACTCATGATGAGCAAGAAAATCTACCCTATTCCGAGAGAGAGAGATGATAGCAAATTTGCAAAGAGCACACCTGAGAAGAGAAGACTATCGAATGTGATGCGATTCAGAATGGAATTCTGAGCTACAGACAGCTATGACTATGATTGATTATCACTCTCAGTCTCAGATCACACCCTGCCTTGTTTTGCGACCAAATTCTAATGGATTAACAACACCATCCCACAGCTAACAATACCAGACACACTTTTCAAAAAGGACTAAAATATCCCTCCGTGTTGTCCTCTCTCTTCCCTCACCTTCGTTTTCGTTAGTATTGAGGGACGATATCGGAGTTTTGGGTCAATTTTAGAGTTTAAGGTTAATTTTAGAGTTTGAGGCTAATTTTATGATTTGTGGCTGATTTAAGGTTTGGGTCGATTTTAGAGTTAAAGGACTAACTTTAGGGTTTGAGACCGATTTTTAGGCTTAGGGTTGATTTTATTGTTtcttataaacttttttttgacaaagtacaaaaatgtaaataattggcaaagaaaaactaaattatTGGACGGATTGGATATCCATCAATTAAAAATTCACTAATTGATGGATTTTATTCACTAATGAATAAATTGGAtggatttttttaaacaattttagTGAATCCTTAATGGATTGTTTTGGATACATTCATTACAATCCATATCCACATCCATTCAATCCATCTATTTGCCACCCCTTGATTTATCTACAGGCTACAACATTTTCGTTTGCGTTATTTTGTTGTTTCGCTAAAAAAAATGAGGGAGataaaaatttcaattaaataagggtaatatTGAGCATAATATACTTCTTTTTATAATATACTTTGAATTAGTGGTAGAGATGAATAAATGGGACTTCCAGTCTTCAACTTCTTGCTCTCCGGTGGCCACAACATTCGTGTTTACATCTCTACTAGATACGGTTTTATTCATTTTTCATCTTTGATTTTTTGCTTGAATCACTTTAAGTGTCCATGTTCTTCATTTGATTGTGTTGAATTCATTCTCAAGAGCTTACCCTCTTAGGCAATGGACCACAATAActtattgataaaaaaaatgaatgactAATTCTCAGATAAATATCATTACACCGGTACGAGCACTGTGCATTTTTCTATTTAGATCACCCTCAGTGTACATTCGCACAAATTACGAGGCATAAAAGCCAACAGAACAAGAGATGGACTTTTTCCAACGAATAAATGTAATTACTCTAGCAAACACATTGTGTATAATTTTTTCCCTCCAGTTGTTTGCATTCAAAAATGTTGATTGTATCCCTTCACCCCTAGAGCCATTAAGTGAAAAAATGAAGCCTCTCTCTGGCTCTAGAAGAAGCCTTACTTCAATAGTTCAACATATTGCATCTTCAAATTTAACAAAAACTTGGATAAAACTCAGATTCCTTCTTGAAAGCTGCTGGATCAGTGATGACCTGCTCAGATTTGGAAAGTGCTTCAGCATCTTTCAAGTCTGTGTTGCAACCCCATACACGAACAAGTAGCCTCCTACATTTCGGAGATGATGGTTTCAAATACGTCTTGTACCACTCTACAACATCATTCTTGCTTATGTTCCTCAATTCTTCTGCTTCCTTCTCTGAAACGTCAAAAATGTACCTGAAAACCGAAACAAAATTTAAACCACTGTTGCATCAATAAATTGTGCTAGAAATATACTAATATATAAATCATTCATTGTCTTccccaatagcttaagcttttgggatcaTGACATGTGTCCTCACCTACtttcttagaatttgggttaggcctaATTCTACCTGAAAAGCGCTTAGGTGATGGTTGTTCTACCATTTAGTCAATGTCTCCACACAACCCCTCACGCCTAGGACTGGACATCTAGAGCGTGGAATTTACATGAATGAACATTTATGAGTGGGCCATATATGAGTAGTTTCCAATAAACAGATCTGGGATAAGCTCAGATGTcatcttagaatttgggttaggctTAAACACTACCCCAAAAGTTAGCTGGGAGGTGAGGGTTATTCTACTTCTACCCTTTACAACAACTATGGCCATATctctatctctagtcaatgtgagacttctcaataAGCTTATGAGTCAGTTCATGACAAAATTGTATTTCACATTTCCTTCAAGGCCTCTTTGTTGTACCTAAACTACTAACAGGACTTTTAGCATAAATAGCTCCAGACTAACATGACAGATACATCAGTCACCAGAAATAAGAAAATGTCTACATAAAAGATACCTAGCAGTTGGGCATGCAGGAATAAATTGCTGCCATTTACAAAACTTTATCAATAATAACTGACAAATTTAAGTAAAATCTACCAtctacaataaaaaaaattaaaacacctTTTATCAACAATCTGATTCCACAATCTGTTGCTTTCATATGTGAGTGAAGGATCTTTCTCCAGCAGCTTTGCCGTTAACCCACTTTTGTAATTCTCAAAGGAATCGTCATCAAGGCCATCCTACAATCCAAATATATTTCTTCAAAACAAAGTCTTCATCAAGCAAATATACATTTTAATGAATATTTTAGACACGTGGGAATCCAAAAGCGAAGTAGGAACAAGGAGGTAGGGTATCCTTGATGATCCAATAATGACTATGTAGGTCTACTTTCAAATATAGGCTACAATAATGTAAATGCCATCATGCGAGGAGGAAAGAAGATATTATACTCAGCAGACTACAAATTCCATTTGCATTCCTTTCCTTCTTCCTAAAAAATATGAAGGTGGCCATGATAATTTGTTAAGCACCTAAGTCATGTCAACTTCGACGAAGTTCATAGGGAAGTAATTAGGCAAGACAAGGAGGTTAAGGAATGAGGAACACTTACCAACAATTCTTCCAGGCCATTTATGAAGTTATCAACTCTACCTTGTAAgtaaactgggttgtactcagATGACTGAATGCAGAAACAAAATCCAAAAACACGGTATGTTACTCGCGGACTGCATTCAACAACATAACCAAGCTGCTCCTTCGTTCTGCATCCATATACATATTAAGAATTTCAACCATCAAACAAACATGTAGGAATGAAGAAACAGTAAATCCAACCTAATTGAAAGAAATGCTTTCAGTGAAATTAAGGTCTTAAAAAGAAGACAAAATAAAGAATTGCTAGCAACACTCTCACACGATGTTAGGATCTAATTGCAAGATCtcggacttgagtcccacattggaagctATAATGGCTAGCTGTTGTGGTATGGTTCTCTCAAGGTTCTTATAAATTGGTATAAGAGTCTTTCACCATGTCTCTCAGCTGCAAACGAGCGGCGCAGGTGGTTACACCAGCATTGCAATGTTCGCCCAGGGGCTAGTGCACGGGATGTTAGAATCTAATTGCAAGGGACTTGAGtcattggaagtatgggattctagTATTGGGTTAACAAGGTCTTGGGTTCTCCAACTACAACGGTAAGCTTTTTTGATACGGTTCTCCCAACAATCTTATCACACAAACTAAGGTTGGTCTTTTTTATTGAAACCAACACATCCTTTAAAATCTGAGCAATTTGTGAGGCAGATGTATTGACTTCTTAAAAAATAAACCAATCATAGAAAGTGTGTTTAAAAGAGTGCCCTGCTAGCATTTATCTACATAATTTTATGCCCAACCAAGACTACTTCACAACCAAGCTATCATCAATATATGCTCTGAACTTTACAATGAATTTAGAAAAAAGGCACTAATGCAGCAAGCAATTAGTGCAGAACAGATAATCCGATCACAAAAATGTGAGTACAAGTATATTTTTCCTGTTGTTAACACTAAGAAAACAAGAAGTAACAAGCATTCACATTTTATAAGACAATTTTATGAGCAAAGAGCTACAATCAAGGATTCCAGCTACAACCATGCGGAAAATATAAGATACTTCTAGCATTAGGTTGTCACCTCAGCTGATTATAAAGTGGCTCCTCCACAATTTCATCAACAAGATCAATCAAAGCTTTCAACTTCATTGACCCCATACCAAAATCTTGTTCAATTTGAAAATAGAGCTGCATAAATAGCAAAACCAAAGCAAGAAGAAGCGGAAATTTGTCAGAGATTATTGAAAACGAATTATCTACGTAACACATTGAAGAGATACAAATAAAAACCAATCTAACTGAAATTACCTCAACCACAGAGTTTTTGTCCAACTTGTTCTTCACACCAACATCTCTAACTAAATTGGCATTGGAAGGGAGGCAAATTACACGTTCAGCATGCCTCAACTTAATGGGGAGTGGATTTACTGGAAAGTTCATCTTAAAGATATTGGATATGTTAATTGCTTCATCTTCTGACAGGTTTCCATGACACAAGCCCTCAATGTATAACTGTACAAAGATATAAAAGAATAAATCTCCAACAATGTTATAACAATGACCTCTGTTGACTGATCCTTGTTCATCAAGAAACTTATGTTTATAAATCAACTAATGGAAAATAGAAAAACAATAAATATAGAACAAGTTATCAAGAAGTTGCTATTTTCTTCCAGTTGTAAGCATTATCAAGCCAAGGAATAGGATTTCATATGCACAACAGTAGTGCGTCAAAATAAGGAACTATATGGACAGCACAAAGAAGAGTGATGAAACCCTGATATCATTCAACAGAGACAAGAAACATATGAGTATTCGAGAGACTCATCACTCTCCTAAATCCCAATTCCCAAATGATCCAAAAGATACCTCAACCCTCTTCACactcccttatttataggctaacccttaactaactaactaactctatAGGCTAACccttaactaactaactgacTCCAAGTACTCATCAATACTCCCCCCTAAACatccaccttgtcctcaag contains:
- the LOC130725867 gene encoding uncharacterized protein LOC130725867 yields the protein MAAVYSLYIINKSGGLIYYKDYGSSGRMDTNDTLRVASLWHSMHAISQQLSPVSGCFGIELLQADTFDLHCFQSLTGTKFFVVSEPGAQYMESLLKFIYELYTDYVLKNPFYEMEMPIRCELFDINLTQAVQKDRVALLGR